A genomic window from Cricetulus griseus strain 17A/GY chromosome 4, alternate assembly CriGri-PICRH-1.0, whole genome shotgun sequence includes:
- the CUNH21orf62 gene encoding uncharacterized protein C21orf62 homolog, with amino-acid sequence MTPPASLCLLLLGELGIFALGHFTKGQNSSTLIFTKGNTIRNCSCPVGVRDCDYSLASLMCSCKSVLPFAMEQTRYDHLTIWFTDASTLGQLLEFTLVQDLKLSLCGSYTLPTKYLAICGLQRLRISAEAKRPFREQSLLVPSRRDSRSSYKGWQTCMFISFLDMALFNRDSSLKSYSIDNVSSLTRDFPDFPYFKTSPIPNNKSCVVTIIY; translated from the coding sequence ATGACACctcctgccagcctctgcctgcttctgctcgGAGAGCTAGGCATCTTTGCACTGGGCCACTTCACAAAAGGTCAGAACAGCAGCACCCTGATTTTCACAAAGGGAAATACCATTCGCAACTGCAGCTGCCCTGTTGGCGTCAGAGACTGTGACTACAGTTTGGCCAGCTTGATGTGCAGCTGTAAATCTGTCCTGCCTTTTGCCATGGAGCAAACCAGGTATGACCACCTGACCATCTGGTTCACGGATGCATCCACACTGGGCCAGCTGCTGGAATTCACTCTGGTCCAGGACCTGAAGCTTTCCTTGTGTGGCTCCTACACTCTCCCCACAAAGTACCTGGCTATCTGTGGGCTGCAGAGGCTTCGAATCAGTGCTGAGGCCAAGCGTCCCTTCCGGGAGCAGAGCTTGCTCGTCCCCAGCAGAAGGGACAGCAGGTCCTCGTACAAAGGCTGGCAAACATGTATGTTTATCTCATTCTTAGATATGGCTCTTTTCAACAGGGACTCATCTTTAAAGTCATACAGCATTGATAACGTTTCTAGCCTCACCAGGGACTTTCCTGATTTTCCCTACTTTAAAACATCCCCAATTCCAAACAACAAAAGCTGTGTTGTCACCATCATTTACTAG